A section of the Verrucomicrobiota bacterium genome encodes:
- a CDS encoding response regulator, with amino-acid sequence MNVLIIEDSEPDQFLFKKTIEKLYPKVVLTQAFDGKQALEMISQMEEPPDLIFLDINMPVMNGHQFLEAYAQEVSQQTVVIMLTSSEQQSDIEKTTRYEFVKNYCIKPLSRKKLMEILEDFEVS; translated from the coding sequence ATGAACGTTCTGATCATCGAAGACAGCGAACCCGATCAATTTCTCTTCAAAAAAACCATCGAGAAGCTCTATCCCAAAGTGGTCCTAACCCAGGCGTTCGATGGCAAACAAGCGCTCGAAATGATCTCGCAGATGGAGGAGCCGCCTGATCTCATTTTTCTCGATATCAATATGCCCGTTATGAATGGCCACCAGTTCTTGGAGGCCTATGCTCAAGAAGTGAGTCAACAGACCGTGGTCATCATGCTGACCTCCTCCGAGCAGCAGAGTGATATCGAGAAAACCACCCGCTATGAGTTCGTGAAGAATTACTGCATCAAACCGCTCAGCCGGAAAAAGCTCATGGAAATCCTTGAAGATTTCGAGGTCTCGTAA
- a CDS encoding homoserine dehydrogenase, producing MGKLIRIGLAGLGNVGAGVYKNLEKNREILIDRTGFELKIARIALRDPDRPRPIAYDRGLVTTDWRELLNDPELAIIVELIGGTSEAKELVEAAIRAGKTVVTGNKALLAEHGQEIIALSEKHKVPLYFEAAVAGGIPIIKAVREALVGNRITSIFGILNGTCNYILSRMTDAGLSYEAALDEAQEKGYAEADPTLDINGMDAAHKAIILAWLSYGVWVKPEEILVEGVDSIRASDIFYAAQLGYIIKLLGVIRKDERDCIEVRVQPTLIPEEHILASVNGVFNALAVTGDVVGETLFYGGGAGMDATSSSVISDLADAAGHLPSGHGNEGFVPQGVYGSAMPSEEITCEFYLRLAVQDRPGVIAQITRVLADHRIGIRSLVQPVAEPEEGQDAELMLMLHRAKHGQMKQAAQEIAALDCTLAQPVLMPVESLGQKA from the coding sequence ATGGGCAAACTCATTCGCATCGGCCTGGCCGGACTCGGAAACGTCGGGGCGGGCGTTTACAAAAACCTCGAAAAGAACCGCGAAATCCTCATCGACCGCACGGGCTTCGAGCTGAAAATCGCTCGCATCGCCCTTCGCGATCCCGACCGCCCTCGGCCGATCGCCTACGATCGTGGCCTCGTCACGACCGACTGGCGGGAACTTCTGAACGACCCCGAGCTCGCCATTATCGTGGAACTGATCGGCGGCACATCCGAGGCGAAAGAGCTGGTCGAAGCCGCCATCCGGGCCGGCAAAACGGTGGTCACGGGGAACAAAGCTCTTCTGGCCGAACATGGCCAGGAAATCATCGCCCTGTCCGAAAAACACAAAGTGCCCCTCTACTTTGAGGCAGCCGTGGCCGGCGGCATCCCCATCATCAAGGCCGTCCGCGAAGCCCTCGTAGGCAACCGCATCACCTCCATCTTCGGCATCCTCAACGGCACCTGTAACTACATCCTCAGCCGCATGACGGACGCCGGATTGAGTTATGAGGCGGCGCTCGACGAAGCCCAGGAAAAAGGCTACGCCGAGGCCGACCCCACTCTGGACATCAATGGAATGGACGCCGCCCACAAGGCCATCATCCTGGCCTGGCTCTCCTACGGAGTTTGGGTCAAACCCGAAGAGATTCTCGTGGAAGGCGTCGACTCCATCCGCGCCAGCGATATTTTCTATGCTGCCCAGCTCGGCTACATCATCAAGCTCTTGGGCGTCATCCGGAAAGACGAGCGAGACTGCATCGAAGTTCGCGTGCAGCCCACCCTCATCCCCGAAGAACACATCCTGGCCTCGGTCAATGGCGTCTTCAATGCCCTCGCCGTGACCGGAGACGTCGTGGGAGAGACCCTCTTCTATGGCGGCGGGGCCGGGATGGACGCCACCTCCAGCAGCGTCATCAGTGATTTGGCCGACGCCGCAGGCCATCTCCCATCAGGCCACGGGAACGAAGGCTTCGTTCCCCAAGGCGTCTACGGCAGCGCCATGCCGAGCGAGGAAATCACCTGCGAATTCTACCTTCGGTTGGCGGTGCAGGATCGCCCAGGCGTCATCGCCCAAATCACTCGCGTGCTGGCCGATCACCGCATCGGAATCCGCTCTCTCGTCCAACCGGTCGCCGAGCCGGAAGAAGGACAGGACGCCGAACTCATGCTCATGCTCCACCGGGCCAAGCATGGCCAAATGAAACAAGCTGCCCAGGAAATCGCCGCCCTCGATTGCACGCTAGCGCAACCAGTCCTCATGCCAGTCGAGAGCCTGGGGCAGAAAGCCTGA
- a CDS encoding flavin reductase family protein, with translation MLLDLENDHAAAAYKILASVVTPRPIAWVSTLNQNETVNLAPFSFFNVLGANPPLVGFAPGDKSPGLPKDTALNIRDRKEFVVNLVDEPLAEAMNRSADALAYGESELSACGLHPAPSAGLLTPRVAEAPVALECREWGTLQIGDNRLVLGLVEKVQVREGLFHPETLTLQPNRYYPIGRMQSPASYCRTGDQFEMTRP, from the coding sequence ATGCTTCTCGATCTGGAAAACGACCACGCCGCTGCCGCTTACAAAATTCTCGCCAGTGTCGTGACACCCCGACCCATCGCCTGGGTCAGCACACTCAATCAAAACGAGACCGTCAACTTGGCTCCCTTCAGCTTTTTCAATGTGCTGGGAGCCAATCCTCCTTTGGTCGGGTTTGCGCCGGGAGACAAGAGCCCGGGTCTTCCCAAAGACACGGCCCTCAATATCCGGGATCGAAAAGAATTCGTCGTCAATCTGGTGGACGAACCTTTGGCGGAAGCCATGAACCGTTCAGCCGATGCTCTGGCCTACGGCGAGAGTGAGCTGAGCGCCTGCGGCTTGCATCCCGCGCCCTCGGCAGGCCTACTCACCCCCCGGGTGGCGGAAGCGCCCGTCGCTTTGGAATGCCGGGAATGGGGCACCCTGCAAATCGGCGACAACCGGCTGGTCTTGGGACTGGTCGAAAAAGTCCAGGTCCGGGAGGGCCTCTTCCATCCCGAAACCCTCACGCTCCAGCCGAATCGCTACTACCCGATTGGCCGCATGCAGAGCCCCGCTTCCTACTGCCGGACGGGGGACCAATTCGAGATGACGCGTCCTTAA
- a CDS encoding DM13 domain-containing protein, which translates to MNSGFKFLLIVGGLALVGWLAFGFFGVQSLFVDQEVNEEVPDFIAALSAQEDLQEEGPVVVEEETPAESPTEPGASEMPEKAISPALEGTPREPAPLPVPEKQPEPQPVLLGSGSFVKGDSTYSISGKAYLSRFQGVTSLTLVDFEVTNGPDLFLYGVKTDSTENSVVKKAVSEGQFVRLGRLKGNRGNQTYELEGELDPAEYPVLSIWCQRFSRNFGVVSLQGPF; encoded by the coding sequence ATGAACTCGGGTTTCAAGTTTTTGCTGATTGTGGGCGGCCTCGCTTTGGTGGGCTGGTTGGCCTTTGGATTTTTCGGGGTGCAGTCGCTCTTCGTCGATCAGGAGGTGAATGAGGAGGTGCCTGATTTCATCGCGGCGCTTTCCGCCCAAGAGGATTTGCAGGAAGAGGGGCCGGTGGTGGTTGAGGAAGAGACTCCGGCGGAGTCGCCGACCGAGCCCGGTGCTTCTGAGATGCCTGAAAAAGCGATCTCTCCCGCCCTGGAAGGGACTCCGAGGGAGCCGGCCCCCCTGCCCGTGCCCGAGAAGCAACCCGAGCCTCAACCGGTTCTTTTGGGGAGCGGTTCTTTCGTGAAAGGAGACAGCACCTATAGCATTTCCGGAAAGGCCTACCTCAGCCGCTTTCAAGGAGTCACCAGCTTGACCTTGGTGGACTTCGAAGTGACCAATGGGCCGGATTTGTTTCTCTATGGAGTGAAGACCGACAGCACGGAGAACTCGGTCGTGAAAAAGGCTGTTTCCGAGGGACAGTTCGTGCGCTTGGGCCGCTTGAAGGGGAACCGCGGCAATCAGACCTATGAGCTGGAAGGCGAGCTGGATCCGGCGGAGTATCCCGTGCTCTCGATCTGGTGCCAGCGCTTCAGCCGCAACTTCGGGGTGGTTTCCTTGCAGGGGCCGTTCTGA
- a CDS encoding lipid A deacylase LpxR family protein, whose protein sequence is MSFLRLWPLLFLPGSLVAQAPEPGAPATLDIDSITPEEEQYATSFLGDVVSGGAGLLGVEEDAYLTFYLDNDLFGGTDENYTNGARLSWISKNRPLSDVPFIQRRLGDVLNGMGGSPWKFNYGFSLTQLIFTPSDPDPTALITDDRPYAGWLAVGFSVHAKTERVLNSLEVTLGTVGPNSFAENAQDLIHDVRDIPKFNGWDNQLRNEPTLNLHFRQTHRLPGREFGHFGLTWLGFWGADLGNVIVRGSVGSEVRFGYNLPSDFSADRLTVTAYTNQFFDEDGINYQNVSPWSVFLLGGFEGGAIAHNIFLDGNTFVDSFSIDKEPLVADIYAGFGIRYRDLRLSYVQTLRTKEFEGQDEEQIFGSLSLSLSF, encoded by the coding sequence ATGTCCTTCCTGCGCCTTTGGCCCCTCTTGTTCTTGCCTGGTTCTCTCGTCGCTCAGGCACCCGAGCCGGGTGCTCCCGCCACCTTGGACATCGATTCGATCACTCCGGAAGAAGAACAATATGCCACCTCCTTTCTGGGCGATGTCGTGAGCGGCGGGGCGGGACTTTTGGGCGTGGAGGAAGACGCTTACCTCACCTTCTATCTCGACAATGACCTCTTCGGTGGCACCGACGAGAATTACACCAACGGAGCCCGCCTCAGTTGGATTTCCAAGAACCGCCCGCTCTCCGACGTGCCCTTCATCCAGCGTCGCCTGGGCGATGTCCTCAATGGCATGGGCGGCTCGCCCTGGAAGTTCAACTACGGCTTTTCCCTGACGCAGCTCATCTTCACCCCCTCTGACCCCGACCCCACCGCCCTCATCACAGACGACCGCCCTTATGCTGGCTGGTTGGCGGTTGGCTTCTCGGTCCACGCCAAGACGGAACGCGTCCTCAACAGCCTCGAGGTGACTCTCGGCACCGTCGGCCCCAACTCCTTTGCGGAAAACGCCCAAGACCTCATTCATGACGTTCGGGACATCCCAAAATTCAATGGCTGGGACAACCAACTTCGCAACGAGCCCACCCTCAACCTCCACTTCCGTCAAACCCACCGGCTCCCCGGCCGGGAATTTGGCCACTTCGGCCTCACTTGGCTGGGATTCTGGGGGGCCGACCTCGGGAATGTGATCGTCCGCGGAAGTGTCGGCTCGGAAGTCCGCTTTGGCTACAATCTACCGAGCGACTTTTCCGCAGATCGTCTCACCGTGACGGCCTACACCAACCAGTTCTTCGACGAGGACGGGATCAACTACCAGAACGTAAGCCCCTGGAGCGTCTTCTTGCTGGGCGGCTTCGAAGGAGGGGCCATCGCTCACAATATTTTCTTGGATGGGAACACCTTCGTGGACAGCTTCAGTATCGACAAAGAACCCTTGGTTGCAGACATTTACGCCGGGTTCGGCATCCGTTACAGAGACCTGCGCCTGAGCTACGTGCAGACCTTGCGGACCAAGGAATTTGAAGGCCAGGACGAAGAGCAAATCTTCGGCTCGCTCAGCCTCAGTTTGAGTTTCTGA